A portion of the Algisphaera agarilytica genome contains these proteins:
- a CDS encoding FAD-dependent oxidoreductase, with protein MKTSPNSVFDHKTLEADVCVVGGGMAGLCAAVASARNGAKTLLVQDRPVLGGNASSEVRMWICGAYGKTNKETGLLEEIQLDNLHYNRGLNYSVWDSVLWAKAAHQPNLTLLLNTSVCDGHAEDGRLQGLRAWQLTSQTWFTLHAKHFIDCSGDSILAPLSGAETRWGRESRDEFNEDIAPDVADGKTMGNTLLIQLRRTDKPQKFTPPSWAMRFDGPEDLPHRINGVKSHNFWWIEVGGTQDTIRDSESIRDELYRVAYGVWDYIKNRAPEKDEAEGWAIEFIGSLPGKRENRRYVGDHILTQHDVRAGADYFDDVIAHGGWSMDDHHPAGMYYPGRPTLFHEAPSPYDIPYRCLYSHNVSNLLCAGRNISTTHTALSSTRVMATCSVIGQAAGTAAALCVRHGVDPASLSSGDRLKELQTVLMDHDVWLPGRPRGIDPLAQSAKVEAEKTTERGHVSKLLDGTDRDLPDTTHTYEGPVGQPITFTWDSPVNVPGLRLSLDSNLASEKRMPYTYPQASDRDRVPGTLIKDFRVEARDASGQWQAVKKITDNFQRLIHLPLDVQTDALRVVPETTWGADVARMMGCEPMATFANQRPAPDPGITFKERQAQLDPADLAAPDSGLEDGPKKAARFHDQGA; from the coding sequence ATGAAAACATCTCCCAATTCTGTCTTCGATCACAAAACCCTGGAAGCTGATGTCTGCGTCGTCGGCGGCGGCATGGCCGGGCTCTGCGCCGCGGTGGCCTCGGCCCGCAACGGCGCGAAGACCCTGCTCGTGCAAGACCGCCCCGTGCTCGGCGGCAACGCATCGTCGGAAGTCCGCATGTGGATCTGCGGCGCCTACGGCAAGACCAACAAAGAGACCGGCCTGCTCGAAGAGATCCAGCTCGACAACCTGCACTACAACCGCGGGCTCAACTACTCGGTCTGGGACAGCGTCCTCTGGGCTAAGGCCGCGCATCAACCCAACCTCACACTGCTGCTCAACACGTCGGTCTGCGACGGCCACGCCGAGGACGGCCGACTGCAAGGCCTTCGCGCCTGGCAGCTCACGAGCCAGACCTGGTTCACGCTCCACGCCAAACACTTCATCGACTGCTCGGGCGACAGCATCCTCGCGCCGCTCTCGGGCGCCGAGACCCGCTGGGGCCGGGAGTCGCGGGACGAGTTCAACGAAGACATCGCGCCGGATGTCGCCGACGGCAAGACGATGGGCAACACGCTGCTGATCCAGCTCCGCCGGACCGACAAGCCCCAGAAGTTCACCCCCCCGAGTTGGGCGATGCGCTTCGACGGCCCCGAAGACCTGCCCCACCGGATCAACGGCGTGAAGTCGCACAACTTCTGGTGGATCGAAGTCGGCGGCACGCAAGACACCATCCGCGACTCCGAATCGATCCGCGATGAGCTCTACCGCGTCGCCTACGGCGTGTGGGACTACATCAAGAACCGCGCCCCCGAGAAGGACGAGGCCGAGGGCTGGGCGATCGAGTTCATCGGCAGCCTGCCGGGCAAACGCGAGAACCGCCGCTACGTCGGCGACCACATCCTCACGCAACACGATGTCCGCGCCGGAGCCGACTACTTCGACGACGTCATCGCCCACGGCGGCTGGAGCATGGACGACCACCACCCCGCCGGGATGTACTACCCCGGCCGGCCCACGCTGTTCCACGAAGCCCCGTCGCCCTACGACATCCCCTACCGGTGTCTGTATTCGCACAACGTGTCCAATCTGCTGTGTGCCGGGCGCAACATCTCCACCACCCACACCGCGTTGTCCTCGACCCGCGTGATGGCGACGTGCTCGGTGATCGGCCAAGCTGCGGGCACCGCCGCGGCGCTCTGCGTCCGCCACGGCGTCGATCCCGCATCGCTCTCGTCCGGCGACCGCCTCAAGGAACTCCAGACCGTGCTGATGGACCACGACGTCTGGCTGCCCGGCCGACCGCGCGGCATCGACCCGCTCGCGCAATCCGCCAAGGTCGAAGCCGAGAAAACCACCGAGCGGGGCCACGTCAGCAAACTGCTCGACGGCACCGACCGCGACCTGCCCGACACCACCCACACCTACGAGGGCCCGGTCGGCCAACCGATCACCTTCACGTGGGACAGCCCCGTCAACGTGCCGGGCCTGCGTCTCTCGCTCGACAGCAACCTCGCCAGCGAAAAGCGGATGCCCTACACCTACCCGCAGGCCAGCGACCGCGACCGCGTGCCCGGCACACTGATCAAGGACTTCCGCGTCGAGGCCCGCGACGCGTCGGGCCAGTGGCAAGCTGTGAAGAAAATCACCGACAACTTCCAACGGCTGATCCACCTGCCGTTGGATGTCCAGACCGATGCGCTACGCGTGGTGCCCGAAACGACCTGGGGGGCCGACGTCGCCCGCATGATGGGCTGCGAGCCGATGGCCACGTTCGCCAACCAACGCCCCGCCCCCGACCCGGGCATCACGTTCAAGGAGCGTCAGGCTCAGCTCGACCCCGCCGACCTCGCCGCGCCCGACAGCGGCCTGGAAGACGGGCCGAAGAAGGCGGCGCGGTTCCACGACCAAGGTGCGTAA
- the dinB gene encoding DNA polymerase IV translates to MADAVDNLSTPPPTRTIFHVDMDAFFAAIAMLDDPSLKGKAVLTGGTGPRGVVTTASYEARKYGCHSAMPMSRALRLCPHAICVKVPGERIRECSQAMFKVLDDFSPLVQPLSVDEAFLDMTGTDRLMGPPKQVAQNLKDQIFHATGGLIASVGVAPNKFLAKLASDLEKPDGLTVIPPTPEGIRAVLDPLPIGKIWGIGPATQRKLEQRGIKRVADLRRLTEDQLKQSFGDHAKRYYRLSRGLDDRPVTPDRVAKSIGHEQTFRENLADPEAVLNIMLDQSEQVGYRLRKHGFRTRGVTVKIRFGDFQTITRSTTFDSPTDLTETIYEQAKALFNAWAESGFRSVRLVGVSASPLTSDDEQSELFPDPHKQKQKKLDNALDQITAKFGKRTVHRGGGRD, encoded by the coding sequence ATGGCCGACGCTGTCGATAATCTGTCAACCCCGCCCCCCACTCGCACGATCTTCCACGTCGACATGGACGCGTTCTTCGCGGCGATCGCGATGCTGGACGACCCGTCGCTCAAGGGCAAGGCCGTGCTCACCGGCGGGACCGGGCCACGCGGCGTCGTGACCACCGCGTCTTACGAAGCCCGCAAGTACGGCTGCCACTCGGCGATGCCCATGTCCCGCGCCCTGCGGCTCTGCCCCCACGCCATCTGCGTGAAAGTCCCCGGCGAGCGCATCCGCGAATGCTCGCAAGCCATGTTCAAGGTGCTCGACGACTTCTCGCCACTCGTGCAGCCGTTGTCGGTGGATGAAGCCTTCCTCGACATGACCGGCACCGATCGACTCATGGGGCCGCCGAAGCAAGTCGCACAGAATCTCAAGGACCAGATCTTCCATGCCACCGGCGGACTCATCGCGTCCGTCGGCGTCGCGCCCAACAAGTTCCTCGCCAAACTCGCCAGCGACCTCGAGAAACCCGACGGCCTCACCGTCATCCCGCCCACGCCCGAAGGCATCCGGGCCGTCCTCGACCCACTGCCCATCGGCAAGATCTGGGGCATCGGACCGGCCACACAGCGCAAACTCGAGCAGCGCGGCATCAAGCGCGTCGCCGACCTCCGCCGACTCACCGAAGACCAGCTCAAACAATCCTTCGGCGACCACGCCAAACGCTACTACCGCCTCTCCCGCGGCCTCGACGACCGCCCCGTCACCCCCGACCGCGTCGCCAAGTCCATCGGCCACGAACAGACGTTCCGCGAAAACCTCGCCGACCCCGAGGCGGTGCTCAACATCATGCTCGACCAGTCCGAGCAGGTCGGCTACCGCCTCCGCAAGCACGGCTTCCGCACCCGCGGCGTCACCGTCAAGATCCGCTTCGGCGACTTCCAGACCATCACCCGCTCGACGACCTTCGATAGTCCAACCGATCTCACCGAAACCATCTACGAACAGGCCAAAGCGTTATTCAACGCGTGGGCCGAGTCGGGTTTTCGCAGCGTGCGCCTCGTCGGCGTAAGCGCTTCGCCACTAACCTCCGACGACGAGCAATCCGAGCTCTTCCCCGATCCCCACAAGCAAAAGCAAAAGAAGCTCGACAATGCCCTCGACCAGATCACCGCCAAGTTCGGCAAACGCACCGTCCACCGCGGCGGCGGGCGTGACTAA
- a CDS encoding DUF6607 family protein — MRIFRELRFSGLLCLTALVGCAASGPATSPPTTAAPAVATEPAEPSETTDTAEVLPAYEPYIPDRDAGFARDRQAILSLAGGYQVDYRFEETAALRPGYELASPYTASAVEWVVVAQDTGERVVLQHLLVMGDPARVVKHWQQTWDYAPSSVLRYVDQSVWESRELLSPGQIGRWSRTVSEADGSPSYGAWGRWTHGAAGAQWSASTAVLAPPPRREGLRRGTYQAVLVRDRLQVLPDGWMQQQTLTKRWINDNTPGLARESGVVRYRRIDDQPERAAGFVEAAGYWQQVEGFWAEGRRAWDDLFADGQPVLLRDEVDGEPRWRRVFALATELSGAAGGRPTDLSTAGTAGERVREQIDAVLAEYVVKP, encoded by the coding sequence TTGCGTATTTTCAGAGAATTGAGGTTTTCGGGGCTGCTGTGTCTGACCGCGCTTGTGGGCTGCGCCGCGAGCGGTCCGGCGACGTCCCCGCCGACGACCGCAGCGCCGGCTGTTGCGACCGAGCCCGCTGAGCCGAGTGAGACGACGGACACCGCAGAGGTGTTGCCCGCCTACGAGCCCTACATCCCCGACCGTGATGCGGGGTTTGCGCGGGACCGGCAGGCGATCTTGTCGTTGGCGGGGGGGTACCAGGTGGACTACCGGTTTGAGGAGACCGCGGCGCTTCGGCCGGGTTATGAATTGGCGTCGCCGTACACCGCGTCGGCGGTGGAGTGGGTGGTGGTGGCTCAGGACACCGGCGAACGTGTGGTACTACAGCACCTGCTGGTGATGGGTGATCCCGCGCGGGTGGTTAAGCATTGGCAGCAGACCTGGGACTATGCGCCGTCGTCGGTGTTGCGTTACGTGGATCAAAGCGTCTGGGAATCAAGAGAATTACTGAGCCCTGGGCAGATCGGCAGGTGGAGCCGTACCGTGAGCGAAGCCGACGGCTCGCCGAGCTACGGGGCGTGGGGGCGATGGACCCACGGCGCGGCCGGGGCGCAGTGGTCGGCGAGTACCGCGGTGCTTGCGCCGCCGCCGCGTCGCGAGGGGCTTCGGCGGGGGACCTACCAAGCGGTGTTGGTGCGGGATCGTTTGCAGGTGCTGCCCGACGGCTGGATGCAGCAGCAGACGCTGACCAAGCGTTGGATCAACGACAACACCCCGGGGCTGGCGCGGGAGTCGGGGGTGGTGCGCTACCGCCGGATCGACGACCAGCCGGAGCGTGCGGCGGGGTTTGTCGAGGCGGCCGGGTACTGGCAGCAGGTCGAAGGGTTCTGGGCCGAGGGGCGGCGGGCGTGGGACGACCTGTTCGCAGACGGCCAGCCGGTGCTGCTGCGGGACGAGGTGGACGGCGAGCCGCGCTGGCGGCGGGTCTTCGCCTTGGCGACCGAGCTGAGTGGGGCGGCCGGGGGGAGGCCGACTGACCTATCGACGGCGGGCACCGCGGGGGAACGAGTGCGTGAGCAGATCGACGCGGTGTTGGCGGAATACGTGGTTAAACCGTAA
- a CDS encoding EAL domain-containing protein, producing MSQIAVTEKRRHGRYRPDGLACNLGQVVDLSQGGMRLLSKRERHGHQTVTLDTSEGQLMLQARVAWRRKLASREYVLGMTFEELPVQDRDRLEALVREIKAGRSQSTSGEVGGSHWWMGVATAFVGVGLVALGRAFQNPDAWAFRWFPEHAESLNSYAPFIEWGAFIIGGLLVLTGLSEMRRRPSKASAITRPSTPRSRRTDQDRPVRDMKQLHQSHYLLNCILESALGGVGVLKAVRDQGEIVDFEIQLVNRAAENILGKVEPMLVGKRLSKALPCVVNHSMFQEMVTAVRTGLPLQKEYRLENGRWMQMALVQLGDGLAVTFTDTTERHHAQARLRHVAYHDELTGLPNRKLLMEHLEQAMVRAQNTRGRKFAVLFLDFDRFKIVNDTLGHDVGDMLLNSISQRLRENIREADTAAVAGQQQLPARLGGDEFVVMLDGIAGEEDAIAVARRLLHTFNKPHQLGPHQVVSTASIGIAMSSPDYISVDDLLRDADTAMYEAKNSGKARYVMFDQQMHDTLIAQAKLERDLRDAVATEDFSLVYEPIVDLSSGRIAGFEALIRWNHEDRGEVPPAEFVPLAEELNLIGPVGEWVVKRACIEIARWRDAGREDVFLNINLSRAQLYDGDLIGLLQEQIETHGLDPKKLSLEITETMVVNDVAEMGEKLLELKKLGVKLALDDFGTGHSSLNVLQELPLDILKIDRTFIANAGDAVRRYGAIIATITELAQNLDMQVIAEGIERPEQVSLLQGLACDYAQGWLFSHAVEADTAKAMLMDNPSFDVAA from the coding sequence ATGTCTCAGATCGCGGTGACGGAGAAACGCCGACACGGCCGATATCGGCCGGATGGGTTGGCGTGCAATCTCGGCCAGGTCGTGGACCTCTCGCAGGGGGGGATGCGGCTCCTGAGTAAGCGTGAACGCCACGGTCATCAGACCGTAACGCTGGACACGTCCGAGGGGCAGCTCATGCTGCAGGCCCGGGTGGCGTGGCGGCGGAAACTCGCCTCGCGAGAATACGTCCTAGGCATGACCTTCGAGGAGCTTCCCGTACAAGACCGCGATCGTCTCGAGGCGTTGGTCCGTGAGATCAAGGCGGGGCGTAGCCAGTCGACGTCCGGTGAAGTAGGCGGATCGCATTGGTGGATGGGTGTGGCCACGGCGTTTGTCGGTGTGGGCTTGGTGGCGCTGGGGCGGGCGTTTCAGAACCCCGACGCCTGGGCTTTCCGCTGGTTCCCCGAGCATGCCGAGTCACTGAATTCGTATGCCCCGTTCATCGAGTGGGGCGCGTTCATCATCGGCGGCTTGTTGGTGCTGACCGGGCTCAGTGAGATGCGGCGTCGGCCGAGTAAGGCGTCGGCCATCACTCGTCCGTCGACACCCCGCTCACGGCGAACCGACCAAGACCGGCCCGTCCGGGACATGAAGCAACTCCACCAATCGCATTATCTTCTCAATTGCATCCTGGAGAGCGCGCTGGGCGGTGTGGGGGTGCTCAAGGCGGTGCGTGATCAAGGGGAGATCGTTGACTTTGAGATCCAGCTGGTGAACCGCGCCGCGGAAAACATCCTGGGCAAGGTCGAGCCGATGCTGGTCGGCAAGCGGCTTTCCAAAGCGTTGCCCTGCGTGGTCAACCACAGCATGTTCCAAGAGATGGTGACCGCGGTGCGCACGGGCCTGCCGCTGCAGAAAGAGTACCGGCTGGAAAACGGCCGGTGGATGCAGATGGCGCTGGTCCAGCTCGGCGACGGGCTGGCGGTGACGTTCACCGACACCACCGAACGCCACCACGCCCAGGCCCGGCTCCGCCACGTGGCCTACCACGACGAACTCACGGGCCTGCCCAACCGCAAGCTGCTCATGGAACACCTCGAGCAGGCGATGGTCCGGGCGCAGAACACCCGCGGTCGCAAGTTTGCAGTGCTGTTCCTGGACTTCGACCGTTTCAAGATCGTCAACGACACGCTCGGCCACGACGTCGGCGACATGCTGCTCAACAGCATCTCGCAGCGCCTGCGGGAGAACATCCGCGAGGCGGATACGGCCGCGGTGGCGGGGCAGCAGCAACTGCCCGCGCGTCTGGGCGGCGACGAGTTTGTCGTCATGCTCGACGGCATCGCCGGGGAAGAGGACGCGATCGCGGTGGCGCGGCGTCTGCTCCACACTTTCAACAAGCCCCACCAACTCGGGCCGCACCAGGTGGTCTCGACCGCGAGCATCGGCATCGCGATGAGCAGCCCGGATTACATCAGCGTCGACGACCTGCTGCGCGACGCGGATACCGCGATGTACGAAGCCAAGAATTCGGGCAAGGCGCGGTACGTCATGTTCGACCAGCAGATGCACGACACGCTGATCGCCCAGGCCAAGCTGGAGCGCGACCTGCGCGACGCGGTGGCGACCGAAGATTTCTCGTTGGTGTATGAACCGATCGTGGACCTGAGCTCCGGACGGATCGCGGGCTTCGAGGCGTTGATCCGCTGGAACCATGAAGACCGTGGCGAGGTTCCGCCCGCGGAGTTCGTCCCGTTGGCGGAGGAGCTGAACCTCATCGGCCCGGTCGGTGAATGGGTGGTGAAGCGGGCGTGTATCGAGATCGCGCGTTGGCGTGACGCGGGCCGGGAGGATGTGTTCCTGAACATCAACCTCTCGCGGGCTCAGCTGTACGACGGCGACCTGATCGGGCTGCTGCAGGAACAGATCGAAACCCACGGCCTGGACCCGAAGAAGCTGAGCCTGGAGATCACCGAAACGATGGTGGTCAACGACGTTGCTGAGATGGGCGAGAAGCTTCTCGAACTCAAGAAGCTGGGCGTCAAGCTCGCGCTGGACGACTTCGGCACGGGGCACTCGTCGCTGAACGTGTTGCAGGAGCTGCCGCTGGACATCCTGAAGATCGACCGGACCTTCATCGCCAACGCCGGCGACGCGGTCCGCCGGTACGGGGCGATCATCGCGACGATCACCGAGCTGGCTCAGAACCTGGACATGCAGGTGATCGCCGAGGGCATCGAACGCCCGGAACAAGTCTCGTTGTTGCAGGGGCTTGCGTGTGACTACGCCCAGGGCTGGCTGTTCAGCCACGCGGTCGAGGCCGACACGGCGAAGGCGATGCTGATGGATAATCCATCGTTCGATGTCGCGGCCTGA
- the ahcY gene encoding adenosylhomocysteinase: MTALDTATLPSVETLNGLDFKVADLSPETVEFGRKEIRLAEEEMPGLMACRAEYGPSQPLKGKRIMGSLHMTIQTAVLIETLAELGADIRWVSCNIFSTQDHAAAAVVVGPSGTPENPKGVPVFAWKGETLAEYWWCTERALDFGDNGNLGPELIVDDGGDATMLIHKGVECEKAGSVPGPETTDNAEFKEVLKTLARCLEANPTRWQSVAEACKGVSEETTTGVHRLYEMQRDGKLLFPAINVNDSCTKSKFDNLYGCRHSLIDGIFRASDVMISGKVAVVCGYGDVGKGCAQSLKGQGARVLVTEIDPICALQAAMEGFEVTTLEDALTEADIFITTTGNYNIITVDHMQKMKDKAIVGNIGHFDNEIEMAELEKVTTRTNIKPQYDEYTFEDGHSVLILAEGRLLNLGCATGHPSFVMSASFTNQTIAQIDLALNMDGKTTLSGEVYEAGKVYVLPKVLDEKVARLHLDKLGVKLTKLSQEQADYIGVAVDGPYKPEHYRY; this comes from the coding sequence ATGACCGCTCTCGACACCGCCACCCTCCCTTCCGTGGAGACCCTCAACGGCCTGGACTTCAAGGTCGCCGACCTCTCGCCCGAAACCGTGGAGTTCGGCCGCAAAGAAATCCGTCTGGCTGAGGAAGAAATGCCCGGCCTGATGGCCTGCCGTGCGGAGTACGGCCCGTCGCAGCCGCTCAAGGGCAAGCGCATCATGGGCTCGCTGCACATGACCATTCAGACCGCGGTGCTCATCGAAACGCTCGCCGAGCTGGGTGCCGACATCCGCTGGGTCTCGTGCAACATCTTCTCGACCCAGGACCACGCCGCGGCGGCCGTCGTCGTCGGCCCCAGCGGCACCCCCGAGAACCCCAAGGGCGTGCCCGTCTTCGCCTGGAAGGGTGAAACCCTCGCCGAGTACTGGTGGTGCACCGAGCGTGCCCTGGACTTCGGCGACAACGGCAACCTCGGCCCCGAGCTGATCGTCGACGACGGCGGCGACGCCACCATGCTGATCCACAAGGGCGTCGAGTGCGAAAAGGCCGGCAGCGTGCCCGGCCCCGAGACCACCGACAACGCCGAGTTCAAGGAAGTCCTCAAGACCCTGGCCCGCTGCCTCGAAGCCAACCCCACCCGTTGGCAGTCCGTGGCCGAAGCCTGCAAGGGCGTGTCGGAAGAAACCACCACCGGCGTGCACCGCCTCTACGAGATGCAGCGCGACGGCAAGCTGCTCTTCCCCGCCATCAACGTCAACGACTCGTGCACCAAGAGCAAGTTCGACAACCTCTACGGCTGCCGCCACTCGCTGATCGACGGCATCTTCCGCGCTTCGGACGTCATGATCTCCGGCAAGGTCGCGGTCGTCTGCGGCTACGGCGACGTCGGCAAGGGCTGCGCCCAATCGCTCAAGGGCCAAGGCGCCCGCGTGCTCGTGACCGAGATCGACCCGATCTGTGCGTTGCAGGCCGCGATGGAAGGCTTCGAAGTCACCACGCTCGAAGACGCCCTGACCGAGGCCGACATCTTCATCACCACGACGGGCAACTACAACATCATCACCGTCGACCACATGCAGAAGATGAAGGACAAGGCGATCGTCGGCAACATCGGCCACTTCGACAACGAGATCGAAATGGCTGAGCTCGAGAAGGTCACCACCCGCACCAACATCAAACCTCAGTACGACGAGTACACCTTCGAAGACGGCCACAGCGTGCTGATCCTCGCCGAGGGCCGTCTGCTGAACCTCGGCTGCGCGACCGGCCACCCGTCGTTCGTGATGTCCGCTTCGTTCACCAACCAGACGATCGCTCAGATCGACCTGGCCCTGAACATGGACGGCAAGACCACGCTGTCGGGCGAAGTCTACGAGGCCGGCAAGGTCTACGTCCTGCCCAAGGTGCTTGACGAAAAGGTCGCCCGCCTGCACCTCGACAAGCTCGGCGTGAAGCTGACCAAGCTCTCGCAAGAGCAGGCCGACTACATCGGCGTCGCGGTCGACGGCCCGTACAAGCCCGAGCACTACCGCTACTAA
- a CDS encoding ArsR/SmtB family transcription factor: MNRTDTQPDAMLRWLATLADATRVRLLRLLDRQELGVSDLCSVVQLPQSTVSRHLKVLADEDWLISRRQATTNLYRMVLDELDPAQRDLWVLTRDRVADWPTLAQDEVRLAARLAERAGDSSAFFDDAASGWDKTRTELYGDSFGYEALLALLPSDWTVADFGCGTGQLASALAPNVQNVVGIDNSSAMLKAAAAQTRGHDNVELKQGQLTNVPLEDASCDAVLCVLVLTYLDDPAAVIAEMHRVLKPGGKAVVVDLMLHDREDFRRSLGQRSMGFTPDSLTQILSDAGFSNADARSLKPAPEAKGPTLLLGHATR; the protein is encoded by the coding sequence ATGAACCGCACCGACACCCAACCCGACGCGATGCTCCGCTGGCTGGCCACCCTGGCCGACGCCACGCGGGTGCGGCTTCTCCGCCTGCTCGATCGGCAGGAGCTGGGCGTGTCGGACCTGTGCAGCGTGGTGCAGCTCCCGCAGTCGACGGTGAGCCGGCACCTCAAGGTTTTGGCCGATGAGGACTGGTTGATCAGCCGCCGTCAGGCGACCACCAATCTGTACCGCATGGTGCTGGACGAACTCGACCCCGCTCAGCGTGACCTGTGGGTATTGACCCGGGACCGTGTGGCGGATTGGCCGACGCTGGCGCAGGACGAAGTGCGTCTCGCCGCTCGCTTGGCCGAGCGTGCGGGAGACAGCTCGGCGTTTTTCGATGATGCCGCATCGGGCTGGGACAAGACCCGCACCGAACTCTACGGCGACTCGTTCGGCTACGAAGCATTGCTCGCGTTGCTCCCCAGCGATTGGACCGTCGCCGACTTCGGTTGCGGCACCGGGCAGCTGGCTTCGGCACTCGCGCCCAATGTGCAAAACGTCGTCGGCATCGACAACAGCTCGGCCATGCTCAAAGCCGCCGCGGCTCAGACCCGGGGCCACGACAACGTCGAACTCAAGCAAGGCCAACTCACCAATGTCCCGCTGGAAGATGCGAGCTGCGACGCGGTGCTCTGCGTGTTGGTGCTCACCTACCTCGACGACCCGGCGGCAGTGATTGCCGAGATGCACCGCGTGCTCAAGCCCGGCGGCAAAGCGGTGGTGGTCGACCTCATGCTGCACGACCGCGAAGACTTCCGCCGATCGCTCGGCCAACGCTCGATGGGTTTTACGCCCGACTCGCTCACCCAGATCCTTAGCGATGCCGGTTTTTCCAACGCCGACGCCCGTTCGCTCAAACCCGCGCCCGAAGCCAAGGGCCCGACGTTGTTGTTGGGCCACGCGACACGCTAA
- a CDS encoding Gfo/Idh/MocA family protein, with translation MTSTEAVKIGVAGLGGYAQTIAQLLLDHGPATQPRAEFAAVCEPDLQTHAEPAERLRERGVTIYDNYEQMLEHPGLEAVWLPVPIDLHVPFAERALAKGLDVMLEKPVAGTIDEIDQLIAARDAAGKQVLVGFQDVYDNATLPLKRRLLSGELGKVLSATVHGCWPRDTHYFNRATWAGALRRGDTWVLDSPANNAMAHFINIVLFLLGNDEASSARPTHLAAELYRAADIENFDTASMRVTLNRPDPANFLIHLTHACKTNHQPLIRIKTERGEVGWTVHDTSVTLDGQTLTTPRDSLMRRNMLEAFAQSVRGESSNDRCVATLESARCHTTIINAASQAAAITPVPASSIAAVQTEAGTVHAIPEIESVFERCAAQGQMLHESGLLPFTVPAAELDLTHYSRFAGPATAP, from the coding sequence ATGACCAGCACGGAAGCCGTTAAAATCGGGGTGGCGGGGTTGGGCGGATACGCCCAGACGATCGCCCAATTGCTCCTGGATCACGGCCCGGCCACCCAGCCGCGGGCGGAGTTTGCCGCGGTGTGCGAGCCGGACCTCCAGACCCACGCCGAGCCGGCCGAGCGTCTGCGGGAACGGGGCGTGACGATCTATGACAACTACGAGCAGATGCTGGAGCACCCCGGGCTCGAAGCGGTTTGGTTGCCGGTCCCGATCGACCTGCACGTGCCGTTTGCCGAGCGGGCATTGGCGAAGGGCCTGGACGTGATGCTCGAAAAGCCCGTGGCGGGCACGATCGACGAGATCGATCAACTCATCGCCGCACGCGACGCCGCGGGCAAGCAGGTGTTGGTCGGCTTCCAAGACGTGTACGACAACGCAACCCTGCCGCTCAAACGCCGCCTGTTATCCGGCGAGCTCGGCAAGGTCCTGAGCGCAACCGTCCACGGCTGTTGGCCCCGCGACACGCACTACTTCAACCGCGCCACCTGGGCGGGCGCTCTCCGGCGCGGCGACACCTGGGTCCTCGACAGCCCGGCCAACAACGCGATGGCCCACTTCATCAACATCGTCCTGTTTCTTCTGGGCAACGATGAAGCGAGCAGTGCCCGCCCCACCCACCTCGCGGCCGAGCTGTATCGCGCTGCCGACATCGAGAATTTCGATACCGCTTCGATGCGGGTCACGCTCAATCGGCCCGACCCCGCCAACTTTCTCATCCACCTGACCCACGCCTGCAAAACCAACCACCAACCCCTCATCCGGATCAAAACCGAGCGTGGCGAAGTCGGCTGGACGGTCCACGACACCTCGGTCACGCTCGACGGCCAAACCCTCACCACCCCCCGCGACAGCCTGATGCGACGCAACATGCTCGAAGCCTTCGCGCAGTCTGTCCGAGGCGAGAGTTCCAACGACCGATGCGTCGCCACACTCGAGTCGGCCCGTTGTCACACGACGATCATCAACGCCGCCTCCCAGGCCGCAGCCATCACCCCGGTGCCCGCGTCGTCGATCGCGGCGGTGCAGACCGAGGCCGGCACCGTCCACGCCATCCCCGAGATCGAATCCGTGTTTGAACGGTGTGCCGCTCAGGGCCAGATGCTCCACGAGTCCGGCCTCCTGCCGTTCACCGTCCCCGCCGCGGAGCTGGACCTCACCCACTACTCCCGCTTCGCCGGCCCCGCCACCGCCCCATAA